The genome window ACGAGCTTTGGGATACACACTCGATGCGAAGCAACAGCACACTGAACATCTACGAGGAGTGGGTGAGTTCATTGAAAGGGTTTCATTTCTATTAGCAATCAATCaacaattgtatttgtatagcTTCATTGCTGCGGTCGAAATAGCGCCGAGGATTACATCATGCTGGACAGAGAATATCCTCCGAGTTGTTGCTTGCAACAGGATTGCACAAATCCGCAAAATCTCTTTATGGATGGCTGTGAAAACAAGTTCAAGCATTATGTGAGCATAAAGACAGCCAATTTCCATACACTCAGCTGGCTGTTAATAATCATTGAGGTaagcaaaaatacttaaaaacgAATTAACTAATTTGAGTTTTAATTATCAATTGTTCTTTGCAGTTTGTTGGCTCTGTAGCTACCTGTTATTTGGTGGATAGCATACGAAATCATCGCGATCGCGTGcgattttataattaatggaaattaatatttaattgttgacACTGTATcctgtattattattatattcttaCTTCTATGtttagttagttttttttgtgattgtacatttttaaatagttaacgaaatattttactattttactaCATTGCATTCATTGATAAAAATATCAATGCCAGCGCACGGCAttcaataaaaggaaaaaaatcaCGTTGCGGCGTTGTAAAATGACTCCTACGCAAcattgcaataacaacaaactataaaataaaccTGTTGGTATTGACTAATTTGCTGTAGACTGCaagataaatataataaatacagcGAGAAATATCTGAAAACGAGTAGGATTgagactttttttttgggatggaaacaataacaagccGAAACGAGAAtgccaacaaataaaatagaaaaacaaaaaacacacactcttGTATACGCTTTTGCTCAGTGAGATACTGAGATGGGGGAGCGCCTTCGCCTTTTTCCCAATAAGAGGCAGCGATGTGGGCGGTTCAACGCTCTCGATTTTCTCGATGTTATACATAGATCGTTAGATGAGATGAAAAACACagtgagtgtgtctgtgtgaggCTAGAATCTTGTTGTAGTGCTACAAAGCAACGCGCGTTTTTctgaaaacacacacaaaaatactggCTGGCAGTTTCAGTTGATTCACGCCACTGAAAGACAGCGGTCAGCAAACAAGTcagcagagagacagagatacaaaagtatctgaCGGATACGGCGTAGTCGCAGTCCAAAACTGGCTATTGCCATATACGTAACACCTATTTAATGCATTCAGCTCATTTTCGCTGATTTAAATAGCAAAACCACAAAACACACGCCAAGCAGTTAGTCTGTTTGCTCGTCGAATCGGAGAGACAGCTGCTGTGTTGTGTCTCTTACATTATTGTCGCAGTTTCGTTTGTTGCATtgccacagcaacatcaacagcagacGAGCAAAATAAGAGAGAAGAACGCAAGATGGGTCTGTCGGACACTACTGTGAAGCATCTGCTGCTTTTACTCAACTTTGTGTATGCGGTGAGTCAAAGTAACTGCACTGAGAGAAACAGCAAGTACTTTCGTAGTTGAATTAAGAATTTGCGCtgttgaaacaaaaaaattccTGATCCAAAAACGAACTTTTATAGTTAAGAACTTTCTTGAATTGCGCAGAATCTTAAGAGCGTTTTAGAATTATCTCAAGAACGATATGTTCTTgaattaataacatttagattgaaattatgcataaaaaaaaattttctgaaTTCGAtaatactttatatttttgttttttatttaacaattactatttgtaaatatttgtacatatttatatctAGTTACgcacttttttttaatcctattacatatatattatttcaagTTTTCGGACACAAACTAAACTTTGAACCTATCTatagtataattttaaatgagcAATTCTGATTaaagttttcgttttgaaattaataacgAACgattaaactttaaataacGATTAATTTAAGATAATTTAAGAgtgatttcttttaaaaaaaattctgaGTGAAATAATGGAAATtcattgaaaaaatttcaCCGATTTTTCCTGAGTGTATTGCTATTTCTATAATCTACTGTAATACGCACACCTGTGTGTTTTGATTtgctattttctttttgcaggTGCTTGGATTGGCTCTTGTTGCTTTCGGCATATATTTTCTGTAAGTGAATGTGGATAATCCTCTATAATACCTAATAACTAACTAAGCCGTTTAACTTTTAAGCGCATATGTGACGTATTCAGTCAGCATCGGAGAGAATGTGGCTGGCGGTCTGATAATCGGATTGGGTGTCGTCATAGTGATCATTGCGGTCTTTGGCTGTTTGGCCGCCATACACGAGGCGCCAAGGCGACTGTTGATTGTGAGTGAATAACATATAACCAAATAATGATATAACCCGAAAGTAAACAAATCTATTCACTTTTTCCTGTAGTATGTGGTGGCAATTGTGGTGCTCATACTCATACAGCTGATGTTCCTCAGCATGATATCGCATGGCACCAAGGATGGGCTCTCTGGCAGCATCAACGAAGGCTTTGAGAAGTTGTGGGATGCTGAGCGCAATGAAACTGGCGCCTTGCAATACTATGAGACCTGGCTGCACTGCTGTGGCGTCAACAATGCCGAGGACTATGCGGTCATACATCATGCTGTGCCCAAGAGTTGTTGCATTGACCTCAAGTGCGTCGACAGTTCCAGCATCTACAAAGTTGGTTGCAAGTCGCAGTTCGTGGAGTACTTAGATGACAGGCTTTTGGTTTTCAAGATCGTCTGTTGGCTGTTGGTTCTGAGCGAGGTAAGTGggggtatatttttaatttaaagtatatatttttaaagtatatatattcttgataagcATTACCAGTAGAGACGGTTTAGtcatatccgtctgtctgtctctccgTCCTTATGAAGATCTAGATCTCAGAGTCTATAAGGACTATAAGGACATAGCACTtgctatgtttgcacgcatatcaaatttgattcaaatttttgccactccCCCGTATATAACAATTtttgatcagataaaaatagTAGAAGTTATTTCcgaaatacatttgtatggaAGAaaagctgacaatctggtatgtttattattctattgtatattttgaatgcagtactatatcaatacagtaaatattcggtatattttgccattttgtgatatattaatttggtatattttaacaatagtACCGCCCTGTTTGTTCGTATGCaa of Drosophila nasuta strain 15112-1781.00 chromosome 3, ASM2355853v1, whole genome shotgun sequence contains these proteins:
- the LOC132790455 gene encoding tetraspanin-9; translation: MGLSDTTVKHLLLLLNFVYAVLGLALVAFGIYFLAYVTYSVSIGENVAGGLIIGLGVVIVIIAVFGCLAAIHEAPRRLLIYVVAIVVLILIQLMFLSMISHGTKDGLSGSINEGFEKLWDAERNETGALQYYETWLHCCGVNNAEDYAVIHHAVPKSCCIDLKCVDSSSIYKVGCKSQFVEYLDDRLLVFKIVCWLLVLSEAVGAFFGWLLLTGLKNQDRRNNAGWM